The following coding sequences lie in one Methylotenera versatilis 301 genomic window:
- a CDS encoding GldG family protein — protein sequence MNINRKLRFQLLVQNSFFVVLFLLLVILLGYLASQYRVAKDITQANRNILTQGSVNVLKQMNAPINITVFATKDDASGGDNFRKGMIDFVARYQREKKNVNLTFVNPSIEPKLAQDAGVKEDGEVIVEYNKRTEHIIPPIAEQEMTNLLVRLSRTNQQAVMYLDGHGERNLLGVKNFDLGEFGKQLEKKGFKFANPDLTIAQGVPSNGAMLVIASPQVDVSEVEAKKIKAYLEAGGNLFWLLDDDNYRGMKEVADYLGLHVSPGIALDMASAQYGADARVSFASLYGEHAITTNFMLRTLFPEAHEVTAQGTDENGWKVSNLIEVAPNGWLASEKLAKDAKPTFNEKKDKRGPINIGVALERTYGKKGQRVVVMGNGNFLSNTFITNGGNLDLGVNMVNWLAGDDKLITIQPMPLKDINVNIPDTDTGRIVAWTVFHGFQYFIPFGVMIAGLYFWWKRRKA from the coding sequence ATGAATATCAATCGTAAATTACGTTTTCAACTGTTAGTGCAAAACAGTTTTTTTGTTGTCCTGTTTTTATTACTGGTGATATTGCTTGGCTATTTAGCGAGTCAATATCGTGTTGCAAAAGACATCACACAAGCTAACCGTAACATTCTTACGCAGGGCAGTGTTAACGTGCTTAAGCAGATGAATGCGCCTATCAATATTACGGTTTTTGCGACTAAAGATGATGCATCAGGTGGCGACAACTTCCGTAAAGGAATGATTGATTTTGTGGCGCGCTATCAACGTGAAAAGAAGAACGTCAACCTCACTTTTGTAAATCCTTCAATCGAGCCAAAACTGGCGCAAGATGCAGGCGTTAAAGAAGATGGTGAAGTGATTGTGGAGTACAACAAACGTACCGAACATATCATTCCGCCAATTGCTGAACAGGAAATGACTAACTTATTGGTGCGTTTATCTCGTACTAATCAGCAAGCTGTCATGTATTTAGATGGCCATGGCGAGCGCAATTTATTAGGTGTAAAAAACTTTGACTTGGGTGAATTTGGTAAACAGTTAGAGAAAAAAGGCTTTAAATTTGCCAACCCAGATTTAACCATTGCACAAGGCGTACCAAGCAATGGTGCGATGCTAGTGATTGCTAGCCCTCAAGTAGATGTCAGTGAGGTTGAAGCGAAGAAAATCAAAGCCTACCTTGAAGCGGGGGGTAATTTATTTTGGTTGCTTGATGACGACAATTATCGCGGCATGAAAGAGGTTGCCGATTACCTAGGCTTGCATGTTTCGCCTGGCATCGCGTTGGATATGGCTTCAGCGCAATATGGCGCGGATGCACGTGTTTCCTTTGCCAGTTTGTATGGTGAGCATGCGATTACCACTAACTTTATGTTGCGTACTTTATTCCCAGAAGCGCATGAAGTCACCGCACAAGGCACAGACGAAAATGGCTGGAAAGTCAGTAATCTAATTGAAGTAGCACCAAATGGTTGGTTAGCATCAGAAAAGTTAGCTAAAGACGCTAAGCCTACATTTAATGAGAAAAAAGACAAACGTGGTCCAATTAACATCGGCGTTGCTTTAGAGCGCACTTATGGTAAAAAAGGTCAGCGCGTAGTTGTCATGGGTAATGGTAACTTCTTATCCAACACTTTTATTACGAATGGCGGAAACCTAGACTTAGGCGTCAATATGGTGAACTGGCTTGCGGGTGATGATAAGCTCATCACCATACAACCTATGCCACTTAAAGATATTAACGTGAATATTCCAGATACAGATACAGGCCGTATTGTTGCTTGGACTGTGTTCCATGGCTTTCAATATTTTATCCCGTTTGGCGTGATGATTGCAGGCTTATATTTCTGGTGGAAACGTAGAAAAGCTTAA
- a CDS encoding 50S ribosomal protein L25/general stress protein Ctc — protein MSIEINAVKRDVKGTGASRRLRRAGTVPGVVYGAGKEAVTLEINAKELFLEFRHEAFHASVLSLNLDGKKENVLLRDFQMHPVRNTIQHIDFQRVSATEKIHVKVPFHFINADIAPGVKTGGGIVAHILTEADVSCLAKDLPEFLEVDLAGLEMGHSIHLSQIKLAKGVEFVQLAHGNDAAVAAIAKTRGGVADAAEETPAA, from the coding sequence ATGTCTATCGAAATTAATGCAGTAAAGCGTGATGTAAAAGGTACGGGTGCGAGCCGCCGTCTTCGTCGCGCAGGCACAGTTCCAGGTGTTGTTTATGGTGCAGGTAAAGAAGCCGTAACGCTTGAAATTAACGCTAAAGAATTATTCTTAGAGTTCCGTCACGAAGCTTTCCATGCTTCAGTACTAAGCTTGAACTTAGATGGCAAAAAAGAAAACGTATTGTTACGTGACTTCCAAATGCACCCAGTTCGCAACACTATTCAACACATTGATTTTCAACGTGTAAGTGCTACTGAAAAAATCCACGTTAAAGTGCCATTCCACTTTATCAATGCTGACATCGCTCCAGGCGTAAAAACAGGCGGCGGTATCGTTGCGCACATTTTGACTGAAGCTGACGTAAGTTGCTTGGCTAAAGACTTGCCTGAGTTCCTTGAAGTTGACTTAGCTGGTTTAGAAATGGGTCACTCAATTCACTTGTCACAAATCAAATTGGCAAAAGGCGTTGAGTTTGTACAACTAGCTCACGGTAACGATGCAGCTGTTGCGGCTATTGCTAAAACACGTGGCGGCGTTGCAGACGCTGCTGAAGAAACACCAGCAGCTTAA
- a CDS encoding ABC transporter ATP-binding protein → MNNFTVEATELTRLYGGREAVSNVSFTLSKGQVLGFLGPNGAGKSTTMKMLTGNLAPSNGSVKICGIDMMESPKEAKALIGYLPEMRPLYKELTVDEYLTIAARLHRVSSGSIKKAVEVAKERCGLGHMSKRLIENLSNGYQQRVGIAQAIIHNPMVVILDEPTVGLDPIQIRDIRALIREVGAERSVIISTHILPEVEMVCDHVQIIDKGKLVFNGAIDVLKKHRIGNKLLIGMHNAPNTDEMLKIAGVIEAENVSAGLMRVRFADDAAPAESIVQTAVKNGWGLYQIAPDQTSLEDVFVQLTYQEQPVAEQTAA, encoded by the coding sequence ATGAATAATTTTACAGTAGAGGCAACCGAACTCACGCGGCTATACGGTGGTAGAGAAGCCGTCAGCAATGTGAGTTTTACTTTAAGCAAAGGTCAAGTTTTGGGCTTTTTAGGCCCAAACGGTGCTGGTAAATCGACCACCATGAAAATGCTGACAGGTAATCTTGCGCCAAGTAATGGCTCAGTCAAGATATGCGGTATTGATATGATGGAGAGCCCAAAGGAAGCCAAAGCGCTTATTGGGTACTTGCCTGAAATGCGTCCTCTATATAAAGAGTTGACTGTAGATGAGTATTTAACCATCGCAGCTAGGTTGCATAGAGTGAGTTCTGGCAGCATCAAAAAAGCGGTGGAAGTGGCTAAAGAGCGCTGTGGTTTAGGTCATATGAGCAAGCGTCTGATTGAAAATCTATCAAATGGTTACCAACAACGCGTTGGTATTGCACAAGCCATTATTCATAACCCGATGGTAGTCATTCTGGATGAGCCAACGGTTGGTTTAGATCCAATTCAAATTCGTGATATTCGTGCCTTGATTCGTGAAGTGGGCGCGGAACGTAGCGTGATTATCTCTACTCATATTTTGCCTGAAGTTGAAATGGTGTGTGACCATGTGCAAATTATTGATAAAGGTAAATTAGTGTTTAATGGTGCGATCGATGTGCTTAAAAAGCATCGCATCGGTAATAAGCTGTTAATTGGCATGCACAATGCGCCAAATACAGATGAAATGCTGAAAATTGCTGGTGTTATTGAAGCTGAAAATGTTTCTGCGGGTTTAATGCGCGTTCGCTTTGCTGATGATGCAGCGCCAGCTGAATCTATTGTGCAGACAGCGGTTAAAAATGGTTGGGGCTTGTATCAAATTGCGCCTGATCAAACTAGTCTGGAAGATGTATTCGTACAACTCACCTATCAAGAACAGCCTGTCGCTGAACAGACTGCCGCGTAA
- the ispE gene encoding 4-(cytidine 5'-diphospho)-2-C-methyl-D-erythritol kinase, with translation MQDFQSFLAPAKINLFLHITGQRADGYHLLQTVFCLLDLYDTVKLKPSTDGVVKRVNDVAGVPAEQDLCVRAAKLLQQHTKCPLGVDILVEKHIPIGGGLGGGSSDAATVLIALNSLWQLSLSRKELMSLGLKLGADVPFFIFGNNAWAEGIGEQLTEINLHNSYYVVLNPNIHVSTAQIFANKQLTKNTNPKTMSDFSGTAKLTACNLNAEFINDLEKIVCSEYPAVLDCLNWLSQFGDARMSGSGASVFLEVVDEKTAVDICNQKPKSVQGFVAKGLNQHPLINLTVN, from the coding sequence ATGCAAGATTTTCAATCATTTTTAGCGCCGGCAAAAATCAATTTATTTCTGCACATCACAGGTCAGCGCGCAGATGGCTACCATTTACTGCAAACCGTTTTTTGTCTACTTGATTTATACGACACAGTAAAACTCAAACCCTCCACAGACGGCGTTGTAAAGCGCGTGAATGATGTGGCTGGCGTGCCTGCAGAGCAAGATTTATGTGTTCGTGCGGCTAAATTGTTACAGCAACATACAAAATGCCCACTTGGCGTAGACATTTTGGTTGAAAAGCACATCCCTATAGGCGGCGGTCTTGGTGGCGGCAGTTCAGATGCAGCAACCGTGCTAATAGCTTTAAATAGCTTGTGGCAGCTTAGCTTAAGCCGCAAAGAGCTTATGTCACTGGGATTGAAATTGGGCGCCGATGTACCTTTCTTTATTTTTGGGAACAACGCCTGGGCAGAAGGCATAGGCGAGCAATTAACAGAGATTAATCTGCACAATTCCTACTATGTTGTGCTGAATCCGAATATACATGTATCAACAGCGCAAATATTTGCCAATAAGCAATTGACAAAAAACACGAATCCTAAGACAATGTCGGACTTTTCTGGGACGGCTAAATTAACAGCATGTAATTTAAATGCTGAATTTATAAATGACCTAGAAAAAATAGTCTGCAGTGAATATCCCGCAGTTTTAGATTGTTTGAATTGGCTTAGTCAATTTGGCGATGCAAGAATGAGTGGTTCTGGTGCTTCGGTCTTTTTAGAAGTAGTAGATGAGAAAACTGCAGTAGATATATGCAATCAAAAACCTAAAAGTGTTCAGGGATTTGTTGCAAAAGGGTTGAATCAGCACCCGCTAATAAATCTTACGGTTAATTAG
- the pth gene encoding aminoacyl-tRNA hydrolase, whose product MTGIKLLVGLGNPGEKYTTTRHNAGFWWIDEVAAQTNSKLALDAKFFGVAGKLASKADTWLLKPTTFMNASGKSVAALANYYKITPAEILVIHDELDLPAGGLKLKVGGGHGGHNGLKDIETALGTKDFWRLRLGIGHPGDRNEVVNFVLKAPTKDEQAAIDEKVYESTKLIDLLLAGEFESAMLKLHTKK is encoded by the coding sequence ATGACTGGAATAAAACTACTTGTAGGCTTAGGCAATCCTGGTGAAAAATATACTACCACACGCCACAATGCGGGCTTTTGGTGGATAGATGAAGTTGCCGCACAAACTAATAGTAAATTGGCCTTAGATGCCAAGTTTTTCGGTGTGGCGGGCAAGTTAGCATCAAAAGCGGATACATGGCTGCTTAAACCCACTACGTTTATGAACGCTAGTGGCAAATCAGTGGCCGCCTTAGCAAATTATTACAAAATCACACCCGCTGAAATATTAGTGATTCATGATGAACTGGATTTACCTGCGGGCGGTTTAAAACTAAAAGTGGGTGGTGGTCACGGTGGTCACAACGGCTTAAAAGATATTGAGACTGCACTTGGTACAAAAGACTTTTGGCGCTTGCGATTAGGCATTGGCCACCCGGGCGATCGAAATGAAGTAGTTAATTTCGTTCTAAAAGCACCAACAAAAGATGAGCAAGCCGCTATAGACGAAAAAGTGTACGAAAGCACCAAACTGATAGATTTACTGCTTGCGGGCGAGTTTGAAAGCGCAATGTTAAAATTGCATACTAAAAAATAA
- a CDS encoding surface-adhesin E family protein, protein MNVDTMKRLIALFILCFAVCNNSQAAQWVKLSDNNIEKIMLDKQSILQQDKYKRAWVKVEYKTPQKNPETIDKQYNLSKLLWFFDCSAQKSATSQVFQYLNSELVYSAGIDSKSAEFIEPVPETDMDIAMRYVCQAEKPTVVAVESKATVSKTTPETQKGTTKPEAPAKTAAEKPTDTKTAAVTAKSATIKPANIKKGDNKTHWAYEGKEGPENWAKLSPEFATCDAGRNQSPINIDDSIHAAIKPLKAIQKFPAKDILNNGHTVQINFKEGNMLALDNAAFQMKHVHFHAPSENTIHGKSFPLEAQFVHADAKGNLAVIGVMFTEGKANPALAKLWEQLPEVEGEPIALKTRVIPSEFMPDNKSYYRFSGSLTTPPCSEGVRWLLMKNPITASKEQIDAFKKAVHHSNNRPIQALNGRVIIE, encoded by the coding sequence ATGAACGTAGATACAATGAAAAGATTAATCGCACTATTCATACTCTGTTTTGCTGTATGCAACAACAGCCAAGCGGCGCAATGGGTGAAACTCAGCGACAACAATATTGAAAAAATAATGCTGGATAAGCAATCTATATTGCAACAAGATAAGTACAAAAGAGCTTGGGTGAAGGTTGAATACAAAACTCCGCAAAAAAATCCAGAAACTATCGACAAACAATATAATTTATCAAAATTACTCTGGTTTTTTGATTGTTCAGCACAAAAATCTGCCACTTCTCAAGTTTTTCAATATTTAAATAGCGAACTGGTTTACTCGGCGGGCATAGATTCTAAAAGTGCGGAGTTTATTGAACCAGTGCCAGAAACAGACATGGACATTGCCATGCGCTATGTGTGCCAAGCAGAAAAACCAACAGTTGTTGCCGTAGAATCAAAAGCCACCGTATCTAAAACGACTCCAGAAACACAGAAAGGTACTACAAAGCCTGAAGCGCCCGCCAAAACTGCGGCAGAGAAACCTACCGACACTAAAACTGCTGCCGTGACAGCCAAATCGGCGACAATAAAACCTGCCAACATTAAAAAAGGCGACAACAAAACTCACTGGGCATACGAAGGCAAAGAAGGTCCTGAGAATTGGGCAAAACTTAGCCCGGAATTTGCGACCTGTGATGCCGGCCGAAATCAATCGCCAATCAATATTGACGATAGTATTCATGCGGCGATTAAGCCTTTAAAAGCGATACAGAAGTTTCCTGCAAAAGATATTCTTAACAATGGCCATACCGTACAAATTAACTTTAAAGAAGGCAATATGTTGGCGCTTGATAACGCTGCATTTCAAATGAAGCACGTACATTTCCATGCCCCTAGCGAAAATACCATACACGGCAAGTCCTTTCCATTGGAAGCCCAATTTGTACATGCTGATGCTAAAGGCAATTTGGCCGTGATAGGCGTCATGTTCACTGAAGGCAAAGCCAATCCAGCCTTAGCCAAACTTTGGGAGCAACTACCTGAAGTAGAAGGCGAACCAATCGCATTAAAAACTCGCGTCATACCCAGTGAGTTTATGCCCGATAATAAAAGCTACTATCGTTTTAGTGGCTCACTGACTACGCCACCTTGCAGCGAAGGTGTACGCTGGCTATTAATGAAAAACCCTATCACAGCCTCTAAAGAACAGATTGATGCCTTTAAAAAAGCTGTGCATCACAGCAACAACCGTCCCATACAAGCTTTGAATGGCCGAGTGATTATTGAATAA
- a CDS encoding ABC transporter permease, whose product MIINVARKELKSMFASPMGWVILSLLMFSFGTYYLNGVNDYFAVMSGAMRPAERTGVTQFVGQMVYGFASFMVLFAVPLLSMRLISEERRSQTLPFLFSAPISLTEIVMGKFLGLVAFLSILVVFIALMLSTLNIWADIDFGFIIANSIGLLLMIASFSALGLYFSSMTQQPVIAAILTFIALFALMFLDRFFAGDPSNMLASLSLTRHFQSFSGGLIDTGDIAYFLLFIITFLTLTVRRLDADRLRG is encoded by the coding sequence ATGATTATCAATGTAGCAAGAAAAGAACTTAAAAGTATGTTTGCCTCGCCTATGGGCTGGGTGATTTTATCTCTACTGATGTTTTCATTCGGTACATATTATTTAAATGGGGTAAATGATTACTTTGCCGTGATGTCAGGCGCAATGCGCCCTGCAGAGCGCACAGGGGTGACGCAGTTCGTCGGACAAATGGTCTATGGCTTTGCGTCCTTTATGGTGTTATTTGCCGTGCCATTACTGTCAATGCGATTGATTTCTGAAGAGCGTCGCAGCCAAACGCTGCCATTCTTATTCAGTGCGCCAATTTCACTCACAGAAATCGTAATGGGTAAATTTCTAGGTTTAGTAGCATTTTTAAGTATCTTGGTCGTATTCATTGCGCTAATGTTATCTACGCTTAATATTTGGGCTGACATCGATTTTGGCTTCATCATTGCCAACTCGATCGGCTTGTTGCTAATGATTGCAAGCTTTTCTGCACTAGGTTTGTATTTCTCAAGCATGACGCAGCAACCAGTGATTGCAGCAATCTTAACGTTTATCGCTTTATTCGCATTGATGTTTTTAGATCGCTTCTTTGCTGGTGACCCAAGCAATATGCTAGCGAGCTTGTCTCTTACACGACACTTTCAATCGTTCTCAGGTGGTTTAATCGATACGGGTGATATTGCCTACTTCTTGTTATTTATTATCACATTTTTAACGTTAACAGTACGTCGTTTAGATGCCGACCGCTTACGCGGCTAA
- the lolB gene encoding lipoprotein insertase outer membrane protein LolB produces MFARLFFAFSFIATMAGCTTLPKPEVNPNSASQARHQAHLQEIAGIDQFSIKGRIGVQAEGKGFSGSLTWQHSKINDDIALYSPLGGQLASIKKTSENVTLEDAKGNSITAADAETLTQKTLGWQLPLAGLADWSLGRPSSSTIQASTWNEQGYLSTLKQDGWDIQYENYANQNGHFLPSKILLRNDKVYLKLLVESWSRITDSSTANSNSSN; encoded by the coding sequence ATGTTCGCTCGTTTATTTTTTGCTTTTAGCTTTATTGCTACGATGGCAGGCTGCACCACGCTGCCTAAGCCTGAAGTTAACCCTAACTCAGCCTCACAAGCTCGCCATCAAGCACATTTGCAAGAGATTGCTGGTATAGACCAATTCAGCATTAAAGGCCGCATTGGCGTGCAAGCAGAAGGTAAAGGCTTCTCTGGCAGCCTGACTTGGCAGCACAGCAAAATAAACGATGACATCGCCTTGTACTCACCCCTCGGTGGTCAACTGGCGAGCATTAAAAAAACCTCTGAGAACGTCACTTTAGAAGATGCTAAAGGCAATAGCATTACCGCCGCAGACGCTGAAACACTCACTCAAAAAACGCTAGGTTGGCAACTACCACTCGCGGGTCTTGCAGATTGGTCACTAGGACGCCCAAGTAGTAGCACCATTCAAGCCAGCACATGGAATGAACAAGGTTATTTGAGCACCTTAAAGCAAGATGGCTGGGATATTCAATACGAAAACTATGCCAATCAAAATGGTCACTTTTTACCAAGTAAAATCTTACTCAGAAACGACAAAGTCTATTTGAAGCTATTGGTTGAAAGTTGGTCTCGTATTACAGACTCCAGTACCGCAAACTCAAACTCTTCTAATTAG
- a CDS encoding tetratricopeptide repeat protein, giving the protein MPRHSETKLHSNKTLFKVKNIIGTSLVVSALCMSGCATVTGEQASKAAQANQFNTETDFVFKYLVAEVAGQRGDLATSSKVFYELAKTSQDASLAERAAKVAAYGNVPGMTVPAIKLWSELAPTSNEAQQAMTEVLIGTDQLDAAKPYLAKLFDKEETRAGGFLYLNNLLSRSKDKAGVLNLVQSLAAPYPDLAEAQFAIAQSAYAANQNTVALQALDKAEKLKPGWNVAALLKGQILFNKAPQSGIDFYQSFLDQYPESNEVRVNMAKIMVNQKQYDAAKKQYPTIMQYGKNSPEVTAVVGLLSFQAGDFAGAESYFQQSLTQDFKDTDQLYIYLAQVTEKQNHDADALAWYNKVQPGPRFLEAQIGSANLIARTQSVDKAIEKLDALEDLTTEQQIVVIQTEASLLAKAKRDQDAFDLLDKAVKNLPNTPELVYDYALAAERVHKLDIMESELRKTIAAKPDFAAAYNALGYSFADRNIKLDEAVTLIEKALTISPNDHYMLDSLGWAYYRKGKLDKAITYLEQAYQVNQDPEIAAHLGEVLWQKGKHDEAKKIWTDALSRNPDNEVLLTTASKFKS; this is encoded by the coding sequence ATGCCTCGTCACTCTGAAACTAAACTCCACTCAAACAAAACTTTGTTTAAGGTTAAAAATATCATCGGCACAAGCCTAGTAGTAAGTGCCTTGTGCATGAGTGGTTGTGCGACAGTCACTGGAGAGCAAGCCAGCAAGGCAGCTCAAGCCAATCAATTTAATACTGAAACAGATTTTGTTTTTAAATACTTAGTCGCTGAAGTTGCGGGGCAACGTGGCGACCTGGCAACTTCAAGCAAAGTTTTTTATGAGCTAGCCAAAACTTCCCAAGACGCTAGCCTAGCAGAACGTGCTGCCAAAGTTGCGGCTTACGGCAATGTGCCTGGCATGACTGTACCTGCCATAAAACTTTGGTCTGAACTTGCCCCGACTTCTAACGAAGCGCAACAAGCCATGACAGAAGTGCTCATCGGGACAGACCAATTAGATGCAGCCAAACCCTATTTAGCGAAACTTTTTGATAAAGAAGAAACGCGTGCGGGCGGCTTTTTATACCTCAACAATCTACTTAGCCGCAGCAAAGACAAAGCTGGCGTGCTGAATTTGGTTCAGTCACTTGCCGCACCTTATCCAGATTTAGCTGAAGCGCAATTCGCAATCGCACAGTCTGCCTATGCAGCAAACCAAAACACTGTAGCACTACAAGCGCTAGATAAAGCCGAAAAACTTAAACCAGGCTGGAACGTGGCAGCGCTACTCAAAGGACAAATCTTATTCAATAAAGCACCTCAATCTGGCATAGATTTTTATCAATCATTCTTAGATCAATATCCTGAATCAAATGAAGTTCGTGTCAACATGGCTAAAATCATGGTGAATCAAAAGCAATATGATGCAGCAAAAAAACAATATCCAACCATAATGCAATACGGTAAAAATAGTCCAGAAGTGACAGCTGTTGTTGGGTTACTCTCGTTCCAAGCTGGCGACTTTGCGGGTGCTGAGAGTTATTTTCAGCAATCGCTAACACAGGATTTTAAAGATACAGACCAACTATATATTTACTTGGCACAAGTCACTGAAAAACAAAATCATGATGCTGACGCATTGGCTTGGTACAACAAAGTGCAGCCGGGACCGCGCTTTTTAGAAGCTCAGATTGGTTCAGCAAACTTAATTGCACGCACCCAATCGGTGGATAAAGCCATTGAAAAGCTTGATGCCTTGGAAGATTTAACGACTGAACAACAAATCGTCGTTATTCAAACAGAAGCTTCATTGTTAGCTAAGGCTAAGCGTGATCAAGATGCATTTGATTTACTGGATAAAGCCGTTAAAAATCTCCCAAATACTCCAGAGTTGGTTTACGACTATGCGCTAGCCGCTGAACGAGTTCACAAGCTAGATATTATGGAAAGCGAATTACGCAAAACCATTGCGGCAAAACCAGATTTTGCTGCGGCCTACAATGCACTAGGCTACTCATTCGCCGACCGTAACATCAAGCTAGATGAAGCCGTCACACTAATAGAAAAAGCCTTAACCATCAGCCCAAATGACCATTACATGCTAGATAGTCTTGGTTGGGCATATTACAGAAAAGGCAAGCTAGACAAAGCAATTACTTACTTGGAGCAAGCTTACCAAGTGAATCAAGACCCTGAAATTGCAGCACATTTAGGTGAGGTTTTATGGCAAAAAGGTAAGCATGATGAGGCTAAAAAAATCTGGACTGATGCGCTTAGCAGGAATCCAGACAATGAAGTACTGCTGACAACGGCCAGTAAATTCAAGTCGTAA
- a CDS encoding ribose-phosphate pyrophosphokinase produces the protein MSNGNLMVFTGTANPVLAQEVANHLGIELGRAHVGTFSDGETTVELLENVRGKDVFVLQSTSHPTNDSLMEVMVMVDALRRSSAGRITAAIPYFGYSRQDRRPRSARVAITAKVVANMLTGVGVNRLLTMDLHSDQIQGFFDIPVDNIYATPILLADLLKQNHDNLMVVSPDVGGVVRARAAAKQLNSDLAIIDKRRPKPNVAKVMNIIGDVTGRTCVIMDDMVDTANTLCEAAAALKKFGAKKVIAYATHPVLSGGAADRIMSSELDELVVTNTIALGAESANCKKIRQLSTAELLAETIRRISSEDSVSSLFMD, from the coding sequence ATGTCTAACGGCAACTTAATGGTCTTTACTGGCACGGCTAACCCAGTGCTAGCGCAAGAAGTAGCTAACCACTTAGGCATTGAGCTTGGTCGTGCGCACGTTGGCACATTTAGCGATGGCGAAACCACTGTTGAACTGCTCGAAAACGTACGTGGTAAAGATGTATTCGTGCTGCAATCTACCAGCCACCCAACCAATGACAGCTTAATGGAAGTCATGGTCATGGTGGACGCGCTTCGTCGCTCATCTGCTGGTCGCATTACTGCAGCAATCCCATATTTTGGTTATTCACGTCAAGATCGTCGTCCACGCTCAGCACGTGTAGCAATTACAGCTAAAGTCGTTGCAAACATGCTCACAGGCGTTGGTGTGAATCGTTTGTTGACGATGGATTTGCACTCAGATCAAATTCAAGGTTTCTTTGATATTCCTGTTGATAATATTTACGCAACACCGATTTTGTTAGCTGATTTATTAAAACAAAATCATGATAATTTAATGGTGGTTTCACCTGATGTTGGCGGTGTTGTACGTGCGCGCGCAGCCGCTAAACAATTAAATTCAGATTTAGCAATTATCGATAAACGTCGCCCAAAACCAAACGTCGCTAAAGTGATGAACATTATTGGTGACGTGACTGGCCGCACCTGTGTGATTATGGATGATATGGTCGATACGGCAAATACGCTGTGTGAAGCCGCTGCAGCCCTTAAGAAATTTGGCGCTAAAAAAGTAATCGCATATGCCACTCACCCAGTATTATCTGGCGGCGCAGCTGATCGTATTATGAGTTCTGAACTAGATGAGCTAGTAGTGACCAACACCATTGCGCTTGGTGCTGAATCAGCCAACTGCAAAAAAATCCGCCAATTAAGCACAGCTGAACTATTAGCTGAAACGATTCGTAGAATTAGTAGTGAAGATTCCGTAAGCTCATTGTTTATGGATTAA